From one Simplicispira suum genomic stretch:
- a CDS encoding DUF3683 domain-containing protein, translating to MNAPTALATLMAQPAQPLRLREIPYNYTSFSDREIVIRLLGSRAWDTLLQLRQERDTGRSARMLYEVLGDIWVVQRNPYLQDDLLGSRERRKQLVQALDHRLGEVHKRRQPDVAPERDALVGQLLGAATAAVRRFDASFDATAQLRREARRTLSRLTAKDNIKFDALSRVSHVTDATDWRVEYPFVVLTPDTEAEMAGLVKGCIELGLTIIARGGGTGYTGGAIPLTDKSAVINTEKLEAMTAVEMRKLPGVEGEVATVWTEAGVVTQRVADAADAAGYVFAVDPTSAEASCVGGNVAMNAGGKKAVLWGTALDNLASWRMVTPDAQWLEVTRVGHNLGKIHDAEMASFELEYFEADGKTRVRSDRLDIPGKRFRTEGLGKDVTDKFLSGLPGIQKEGCDGLITSCRWIVHRMPAHTRTVCLEFFGNAKDAVPSIVEIKDFMFAEQKRSGVVLAGLEHLDDRYLKAVGYATKSKRPGLPKMVLFGDIAGDDQDAVARVTSEVVRIANSRSGEGFIAISPDARKKFWADRKRTAAISRHTNAFKINEDVVIPLPRMAEYTDGIERINIELSLQNKLALCDALEDFFARGKLPLGTAGFESGDALSPEMLQERVNEALDVVQQARTLWAAWLRDADVLFPQLQDHSLRASWKTQILAPLRGIFAGDALAPLLLECVTIHQRVLKGRVWVALHMHAGDGNVHTNIPVNSDDYAMLQTAHAAVGRIMRLARSLGGVISGEHGIGITKLEYLSDEELAPFADYKQRVDPQGRFNKGKLLRNKELLTQSGQALEADLASNVRFADLTHAYTPSFGLMGHESLIMQQSDIGAIADSVKDCLRCGKCKPVCATHVPRANLLYSPRNKILATSLLVEAFLYEEQTRRGVSIRHWQEFEDVADHCTVCHKCLSPCPVKIDFGDVTMNMRNLLRKMGKKSWRPGNALAMTMLNATSPEKIKLLRAGMVGVGFKVQRMAVDLLRKVSRKQTAHPPATVGAAPIKEQVIHFINKKLPGGLPNKTARALLDIEDKDYVPIIRDPQSTTASSEAVFYFPGCGSERLFSQVGLATQAMLWHAGVQTVLPPGYLCCGYPQRGSGQFDKAEKMITDNRVLFHRVATTLNYLDIKTVVVSCGTCYDQLQGYQFDKIFPGSRIIDIHEYLLEKGITLPGGQGGYLYHEPCHNPMKLGDSMKTVRALVGDNVMKSDRCCGESGTLGVTRPDISTQVRFRKEEEIKKGEAALRASGSVAPQANVKILTSCPSCLQGLKRYEDDLQNGLLEADYIVIEMAKQILGENWLPEYVQRANSGGIERVLV from the coding sequence ATGAATGCTCCCACCGCGTTGGCCACCTTGATGGCGCAACCCGCTCAGCCTCTGCGCCTGCGCGAAATTCCCTACAACTACACCAGCTTCTCCGACCGCGAGATCGTCATCCGCCTGCTGGGCAGCCGCGCCTGGGACACGCTGTTGCAACTGCGCCAGGAACGCGACACCGGCCGCTCGGCGCGCATGCTCTATGAGGTGCTGGGTGATATCTGGGTGGTGCAGCGCAACCCTTATCTGCAGGACGACCTGCTGGGCAGCCGCGAGCGGCGCAAGCAGCTGGTGCAGGCGCTCGACCACCGTCTGGGCGAAGTGCACAAGCGCCGCCAGCCCGACGTGGCGCCCGAGCGCGACGCACTGGTGGGCCAGCTGCTGGGCGCAGCCACGGCTGCCGTGCGGCGTTTCGACGCCTCGTTTGACGCCACCGCGCAGCTGCGCCGCGAAGCGCGCCGCACGCTCTCGCGCCTGACCGCCAAGGACAACATCAAGTTCGACGCGCTCTCGCGCGTCAGCCATGTGACCGACGCAACCGACTGGCGCGTCGAATACCCGTTTGTTGTGCTGACCCCCGACACCGAAGCCGAAATGGCCGGCCTGGTCAAGGGCTGCATTGAACTGGGCCTGACCATCATTGCGCGCGGCGGCGGCACCGGCTACACCGGCGGCGCGATTCCGCTGACCGACAAGAGCGCCGTCATCAACACCGAAAAGCTCGAAGCCATGACGGCCGTCGAGATGCGCAAGCTGCCCGGCGTTGAGGGTGAAGTGGCCACGGTCTGGACCGAGGCGGGGGTTGTCACCCAGCGCGTCGCCGACGCGGCCGACGCCGCAGGCTATGTGTTTGCCGTGGACCCGACCAGCGCCGAAGCGTCATGCGTGGGCGGTAACGTGGCCATGAACGCCGGCGGCAAGAAGGCGGTGCTGTGGGGCACGGCGCTGGACAACCTGGCCAGCTGGCGCATGGTGACGCCGGACGCGCAGTGGCTCGAAGTGACGCGTGTGGGCCACAACCTGGGCAAGATCCACGACGCGGAAATGGCCAGCTTCGAGCTCGAATACTTTGAAGCCGACGGCAAGACGCGCGTGCGCAGCGACCGGCTCGACATCCCCGGCAAGCGCTTTCGCACCGAAGGCCTGGGCAAGGACGTGACCGACAAGTTCCTCTCGGGCCTGCCGGGAATCCAGAAAGAAGGTTGCGACGGCTTGATTACCAGCTGCCGCTGGATCGTGCACCGCATGCCGGCGCACACGCGCACCGTGTGCCTGGAATTTTTCGGCAATGCCAAGGATGCCGTGCCCAGCATCGTCGAGATCAAGGACTTCATGTTCGCCGAGCAAAAGCGCTCAGGCGTGGTGCTGGCGGGTCTGGAGCATCTGGACGACCGCTACCTCAAGGCGGTGGGCTACGCCACCAAATCCAAGCGGCCCGGTTTGCCCAAGATGGTGCTGTTTGGTGACATTGCCGGCGACGATCAGGATGCCGTGGCCCGCGTCACCAGCGAAGTGGTGCGCATTGCCAACTCGCGCAGCGGCGAAGGCTTCATTGCCATCAGCCCGGATGCGCGCAAGAAGTTCTGGGCCGACCGCAAGCGCACCGCGGCCATCAGCCGCCACACCAACGCCTTCAAGATCAACGAAGACGTGGTGATTCCGCTGCCGCGCATGGCCGAGTACACCGACGGCATCGAGCGCATCAACATCGAGTTGTCGCTGCAGAACAAGCTGGCGCTGTGCGATGCGCTGGAAGACTTCTTTGCCCGCGGCAAGCTGCCGCTGGGCACGGCAGGCTTTGAGTCGGGCGACGCGCTGTCGCCAGAAATGCTGCAGGAGCGCGTGAACGAGGCGCTGGATGTGGTGCAGCAAGCGCGTACCTTGTGGGCCGCCTGGCTACGGGATGCCGATGTGCTGTTCCCGCAGTTGCAAGACCATAGTCTGCGCGCCAGCTGGAAAACGCAAATCCTCGCGCCCCTGCGCGGCATTTTTGCCGGCGACGCGCTCGCACCGCTGCTGCTCGAATGCGTCACCATTCACCAGCGCGTGCTCAAGGGCCGCGTCTGGGTGGCTTTGCACATGCACGCCGGCGATGGCAACGTGCACACCAACATCCCGGTCAACAGTGACGACTACGCCATGCTGCAGACCGCGCACGCCGCCGTGGGGCGCATCATGCGGCTGGCGCGCAGCCTGGGCGGGGTGATTTCGGGCGAGCACGGCATCGGCATCACCAAGCTCGAATACCTGAGCGACGAAGAACTCGCACCCTTTGCCGACTACAAGCAGCGTGTGGACCCGCAGGGCCGGTTCAACAAGGGCAAGTTGCTACGAAATAAAGAGCTGCTAACGCAATCAGGACAAGCGCTAGAGGCCGATTTGGCATCAAATGTTCGCTTTGCCGACCTGACGCACGCCTACACCCCGAGCTTTGGCCTGATGGGGCACGAATCGCTGATCATGCAGCAGAGCGACATTGGCGCCATTGCCGATTCGGTCAAGGACTGTCTGCGCTGCGGCAAGTGCAAACCGGTCTGCGCCACGCATGTGCCGCGCGCCAACCTGCTCTACTCGCCGCGCAACAAAATCCTCGCCACCTCGCTGCTGGTCGAGGCCTTTTTGTACGAAGAGCAGACGCGCCGCGGTGTCAGCATCCGGCATTGGCAGGAGTTTGAAGACGTGGCGGATCACTGCACCGTCTGCCACAAATGCCTTTCGCCGTGCCCGGTGAAGATCGACTTTGGCGACGTGACGATGAACATGCGCAACCTGCTGCGCAAGATGGGCAAGAAGAGCTGGCGCCCCGGCAACGCGCTGGCCATGACCATGCTCAACGCCACCAGCCCCGAGAAAATCAAGCTGCTGCGCGCCGGCATGGTGGGCGTGGGCTTCAAGGTGCAGCGCATGGCCGTCGATCTGCTGCGCAAGGTGAGCCGCAAGCAGACCGCGCACCCTCCGGCCACCGTGGGAGCGGCGCCCATCAAAGAGCAGGTGATTCACTTCATCAACAAGAAGCTGCCCGGCGGCCTGCCGAACAAGACGGCGCGCGCGCTGCTCGACATCGAAGACAAGGACTACGTCCCCATCATCCGCGACCCGCAGTCCACCACGGCCAGCAGCGAGGCGGTGTTCTACTTTCCCGGTTGCGGCTCCGAGCGGCTGTTCAGCCAGGTGGGTCTGGCCACGCAGGCCATGCTCTGGCACGCCGGTGTGCAGACGGTGCTGCCGCCCGGCTACCTGTGCTGCGGCTACCCGCAGCGCGGCAGCGGCCAGTTCGACAAGGCCGAGAAGATGATCACCGACAACCGGGTGCTGTTCCACCGCGTGGCGACGACGCTGAACTACCTGGACATCAAAACCGTGGTGGTCAGTTGCGGCACCTGCTACGACCAGCTGCAGGGCTACCAGTTCGACAAAATCTTCCCCGGCAGCCGCATCATCGACATCCACGAATACCTGCTGGAAAAGGGCATCACCTTGCCCGGCGGGCAGGGCGGCTACCTGTACCACGAGCCCTGCCACAACCCCATGAAGCTGGGCGACTCGATGAAAACGGTGCGCGCGCTGGTGGGCGACAACGTGATGAAGAGTGATCGCTGCTGCGGCGAGTCCGGCACGCTGGGCGTCACGCGCCCCGACATTTCCACGCAGGTGCGCTTTCGCAAGGAAGAAGAAATCAAGAAGGGCGAGGCAGCGCTGCGCGCCAGTGGCAGCGTGGCACCGCAGGCCAACGTGAAGATTCTCACCAGCTGCCCGAGTTGCCTGCAAGGCCTCAAGCGCTACGAAGACGACCTCCAGAACGGCCTGCTGGAGGCCGACTACATCGTGATTGAAATGGCCAAACAAATTCTGGGCGAGAACTGGCTGCCCGAGTACGTGCAGCGCGCCAACAGTGGCGGTATCGAAAGGGTGTTGGTATGA
- the ugpA gene encoding sn-glycerol-3-phosphate ABC transporter permease UgpA, whose product MEKRVLFRSSWLPWALLTPQLAVIIVFFFWPASQALVQSLQVQDPFGTSVEWVGMQNFRQLFSDSAYLESFKTTAWFSLLVATLGISISLILAVFADRVVRGAMVYKTFLILPYAVAPAVAGVLWLFMFSPTLGVVAYALEHVGIHWNHLLNSTHALTLIVMAAVWKQISYNFLFFLAGLQSIPKSLIEAASMDGAGPWRRFWSIQFPLLTPTTFFLLVINMVYAFFDTFAIVDATTQGGPGRDTAILVYKVYYDGFKALDLGGSAAQSVVLMVIVIALTVVQFRYVEKKVNY is encoded by the coding sequence ATGGAAAAACGCGTCCTTTTTCGCTCAAGCTGGCTGCCATGGGCGTTGCTGACCCCTCAGTTGGCGGTGATCATCGTGTTCTTTTTCTGGCCCGCCAGCCAGGCCCTGGTTCAGTCGCTGCAGGTGCAAGATCCGTTCGGCACCTCCGTCGAATGGGTGGGAATGCAGAATTTCCGCCAGTTGTTCAGCGATTCGGCCTATCTGGAATCGTTCAAGACCACGGCCTGGTTCTCGCTGCTGGTGGCTACGCTGGGCATCAGCATCTCGTTGATTCTGGCCGTTTTTGCCGATCGCGTCGTGCGCGGGGCCATGGTCTACAAGACCTTTTTGATTCTTCCGTACGCCGTCGCTCCTGCGGTCGCCGGCGTGCTCTGGCTGTTCATGTTTTCGCCGACGCTGGGTGTGGTGGCCTACGCGCTGGAGCATGTCGGCATTCACTGGAACCATTTGCTCAACTCGACGCACGCACTGACGCTGATCGTCATGGCGGCCGTGTGGAAGCAAATTTCCTACAACTTCCTGTTTTTCCTGGCGGGCTTGCAATCCATTCCCAAATCGCTCATCGAAGCTGCATCGATGGACGGCGCGGGCCCATGGCGGCGCTTCTGGAGCATCCAGTTCCCATTGCTCACGCCAACCACCTTCTTCCTCTTGGTGATCAACATGGTGTACGCCTTCTTTGACACCTTTGCCATCGTGGACGCCACGACGCAAGGTGGTCCAGGGCGCGATACGGCCATCCTGGTCTACAAGGTGTATTACGACGGCTTCAAGGCACTGGACCTGGGCGGCTCGGCCGCGCAGTCGGTGGTGCTGATGGTCATCGTCATTGCGCTCACCGTGGTGCAGTTTCGCTACGTCGAAAAGAAAGTGAACTATTGA
- a CDS encoding HIT family protein, which yields MSKSSFGCALCAQDGGDLVWRSDKLRVVHVEEDGFPGYYRVIWNAHVAELSALSPEERAECMGAVVCVERSLIEHLKPAKVNLAALGNQVPHLHWHVIARFDWDTHFPNAIWGEPQRPRDHDREAAVGALLDVVNAQIRGYLAKGETPQEK from the coding sequence ATGAGCAAATCGTCTTTTGGCTGTGCGCTGTGCGCGCAGGATGGCGGCGACCTGGTATGGCGCAGCGACAAGCTGCGGGTGGTGCATGTCGAGGAGGACGGCTTCCCAGGCTACTACCGTGTCATCTGGAACGCGCATGTCGCCGAACTCTCCGCGCTCTCGCCCGAAGAACGCGCCGAATGCATGGGCGCAGTGGTCTGCGTCGAGCGCTCACTCATCGAGCACCTTAAGCCCGCCAAGGTCAACCTCGCCGCCCTGGGCAACCAGGTGCCGCACTTGCACTGGCACGTGATTGCACGGTTTGACTGGGACACGCATTTCCCGAATGCCATCTGGGGCGAGCCGCAGCGCCCCAGAGACCATGACAGGGAAGCTGCAGTCGGCGCACTCCTTGACGTGGTCAACGCACAGATACGGGGGTATCTGGCCAAGGGCGAAACGCCCCAAGAGAAGTAA
- the ubiE gene encoding bifunctional demethylmenaquinone methyltransferase/2-methoxy-6-polyprenyl-1,4-benzoquinol methylase UbiE, protein MSTTHFGFQSVDERDKARRVRGVFDSVAPRYDVMNDLMSGGLHRAWKAYTVLVANLQEGQRVLDIAGGTGDLALAFSKKVGERGQVVHTDINEAMLRTGRDRLIDAGVVLPTTVCDAEQLPFPDGHFDLVSVAFGLRNMTHKDLALAEMCRVLKPGGKLLVLEFSKVAKPLAKVYDWYSFNILPRIGQLVAGDADSYRYLAESIRMHPDQQALKALMHKAGFGHVDCHNMTAGVVALHVGIKC, encoded by the coding sequence ATGAGTACCACGCATTTTGGTTTCCAGTCGGTCGACGAGCGCGACAAGGCGCGCCGCGTGCGCGGCGTTTTTGATTCGGTTGCGCCCCGCTACGACGTGATGAACGATTTGATGTCGGGTGGCCTGCACCGCGCCTGGAAGGCGTACACGGTGCTGGTCGCCAACCTGCAGGAGGGCCAGCGCGTGCTGGATATTGCGGGCGGCACGGGCGATCTGGCGCTGGCCTTTTCCAAGAAGGTGGGCGAGCGCGGCCAGGTGGTGCATACCGACATCAACGAAGCCATGCTGCGCACCGGGCGCGACCGCCTGATTGACGCCGGGGTGGTCCTGCCGACCACCGTCTGCGACGCCGAGCAACTGCCGTTCCCCGACGGACATTTCGATCTGGTCAGCGTGGCCTTTGGTCTGCGCAACATGACGCACAAGGACTTGGCCCTGGCCGAGATGTGCCGCGTTCTCAAGCCGGGCGGCAAGCTCCTGGTGCTCGAGTTTTCCAAGGTGGCGAAGCCGCTGGCCAAGGTGTACGACTGGTACTCCTTCAACATCCTGCCGCGCATTGGGCAGTTGGTAGCGGGCGATGCCGACAGTTACAGATATCTGGCCGAATCCATCCGCATGCACCCGGATCAGCAGGCGCTCAAAGCACTGATGCACAAGGCCGGGTTTGGCCATGTCGATTGCCACAACATGACAGCCGGCGTGGTTGCCCTGCATGTCGGAATCAAATGTTGA
- a CDS encoding DUF3995 domain-containing protein encodes MIPVLLACALLGLSGLHFYWAAGGLWAKRLAIPEIEGKPAFTPSRLLTTVVAVALACAAGIAILRGFFLFSSFPGSPAHWASIGIGVLFVLRAIGDFRLVGFFKRIRGTDFALWDSWLYCPACLLIASAFFAVAAS; translated from the coding sequence ATGATCCCTGTCCTTCTGGCCTGCGCATTGCTTGGTCTTTCAGGCTTGCACTTCTACTGGGCTGCCGGTGGCCTATGGGCGAAGCGGCTGGCCATTCCAGAGATCGAGGGAAAACCTGCTTTCACACCCTCGCGCTTGCTGACAACGGTCGTGGCCGTAGCCTTGGCATGCGCCGCCGGCATCGCCATCCTTCGAGGATTCTTTCTTTTCTCGTCGTTTCCTGGCTCACCTGCCCACTGGGCCAGCATTGGCATTGGTGTGCTCTTCGTCCTGCGGGCGATAGGCGATTTCCGGCTGGTGGGTTTCTTCAAACGCATTCGTGGAACCGACTTTGCCCTGTGGGACAGTTGGCTGTATTGCCCCGCCTGCCTGCTCATCGCGAGCGCATTTTTTGCTGTCGCTGCGTCTTGA
- the ugpB gene encoding sn-glycerol-3-phosphate ABC transporter substrate-binding protein UgpB, which produces MKYRSLAACAALAAMASTTAQAQTEIQWWHAMSGPLGEWVNDLAKQYNASQTEYKVVPTFKGTYDENMTAAIAAFRAGNAPDILQVYEVGTATMMAAKTAIVPVGEVMKQAKVKFDPKAYIPAVAGYYTAPNGQMLSFPFNSSTTIFYYNKDKFKAAGLDPEKAPTTWPEVVAAAAKLKANGEKCPFTTSWISWTQLESFSTWHNTLFATKNNGFGGTDARLAFNSPLHLRHFDNLSNMAKQGLFVYKGRANAADVSFPSGECAMITGSSGLYARVSKEAKFAYGISQLPYYPDVEGAPQNTIIGGASLWVMSGKPPAHYKGVADFFSFLSNAEVQSASHKRTGYLPITMAAFELTEKSGFYKEKPGTDVAVTQMIRKTTDKSRGIRLGNFNQIRTIIDEETEQIWAGKKSAKEALDTAIQRGNEQLERFQKANKS; this is translated from the coding sequence ATGAAATACCGATCGCTCGCCGCCTGCGCCGCCTTGGCCGCCATGGCCAGCACTACAGCCCAGGCACAGACCGAGATTCAATGGTGGCACGCGATGAGCGGGCCGCTGGGCGAGTGGGTCAACGATCTGGCCAAACAGTACAACGCCAGCCAGACCGAATACAAAGTCGTGCCCACCTTCAAGGGCACCTACGACGAGAACATGACCGCCGCCATTGCCGCGTTCCGCGCCGGCAATGCACCGGACATCCTGCAGGTGTACGAAGTGGGAACGGCCACCATGATGGCAGCCAAAACGGCCATCGTGCCTGTGGGCGAAGTGATGAAGCAGGCCAAGGTCAAATTCGACCCCAAGGCCTACATTCCTGCGGTTGCGGGCTACTACACTGCGCCCAATGGGCAGATGTTGAGCTTCCCGTTCAACAGCTCGACGACGATCTTTTACTACAACAAGGACAAGTTCAAGGCGGCCGGTCTCGACCCCGAGAAAGCGCCCACCACCTGGCCCGAAGTCGTTGCAGCGGCCGCCAAGCTCAAGGCCAATGGCGAAAAATGCCCGTTCACTACCAGCTGGATCAGCTGGACGCAGCTGGAGAGTTTCTCCACCTGGCACAACACCTTGTTTGCCACCAAAAACAATGGCTTTGGCGGCACGGATGCGCGTTTGGCGTTCAACTCACCGCTGCACCTGCGCCACTTCGACAATTTGTCCAACATGGCCAAGCAGGGTCTGTTCGTCTACAAGGGCCGCGCCAACGCGGCGGACGTCTCGTTCCCCTCGGGTGAATGCGCCATGATCACCGGCTCGTCGGGTCTGTACGCCCGCGTCAGCAAGGAAGCCAAGTTCGCCTACGGCATCAGCCAGCTGCCTTACTACCCCGACGTGGAAGGTGCGCCGCAAAACACCATCATCGGCGGCGCCAGCCTGTGGGTGATGTCGGGCAAGCCACCAGCGCACTACAAGGGAGTGGCGGACTTCTTCTCGTTCCTCTCGAATGCCGAAGTGCAGTCCGCCAGCCACAAGCGCACCGGCTACCTGCCCATTACCATGGCGGCTTTCGAGTTGACCGAAAAATCGGGCTTCTACAAGGAAAAGCCTGGTACCGACGTCGCTGTGACGCAGATGATCCGCAAGACCACCGACAAGTCGCGCGGCATCCGCCTGGGCAACTTCAACCAGATCCGCACCATCATTGACGAGGAAACCGAGCAAATCTGGGCCGGCAAGAAGAGCGCCAAAGAAGCACTGGACACCGCCATCCAGCGCGGCAACGAGCAGCTCGAACGCTTCCAGAAGGCCAACAAGTCCTAA
- the serA gene encoding phosphoglycerate dehydrogenase yields MSAVAPTSLDKSKIKFLLLEGLHPSALEVLRRAGYEQIDAVSGALPQDQLIERIRDVHFIGIRSRTQLTAEVLEHAHKLVAIGCFCIGTNQVDLNAARERGIAVFNAPYSNTRSVAELVLAEAILLLRGIPARNAAAHRGGWLKSADKAFETRGKTLGIVGYGAIGSQLSVLAESLGMHVIFHDVIAKLPLGNARQAAGLTELLGASDVISLHVPELPSTKWMIGAAEIAAMKPGAVFINAARGTVVEIEPLAEAVRAGRLLGAAVDVFPVEPRSNKDEFVSPLRGLDNVILTPHIGGSTLEAQANIGVEVAEKLVRYSDNGTSISSVNFPEVALPAQKGTHRILHVHRNVPGVMSEINRVFAENHINVAAQYLQTNAAIGYVVMDIDAASSELALQKLQQVPNTLRCRVLF; encoded by the coding sequence ATGAGCGCTGTTGCCCCCACCTCCCTTGATAAAAGCAAGATCAAATTCCTGTTGCTCGAAGGCCTGCACCCTTCGGCGCTAGAGGTGCTGCGCAGAGCCGGCTACGAGCAGATCGACGCAGTGTCGGGTGCCTTGCCGCAGGACCAGCTGATTGAGCGAATTCGCGACGTGCATTTCATCGGCATTCGCTCGCGCACCCAGCTGACGGCCGAGGTGCTGGAGCATGCCCACAAACTTGTCGCCATCGGGTGCTTCTGCATCGGAACCAACCAGGTGGACTTGAACGCAGCGCGCGAGCGCGGCATTGCGGTGTTCAACGCGCCGTATTCCAACACCCGCTCGGTGGCCGAACTGGTGCTGGCCGAGGCCATTTTGTTGCTGCGCGGCATTCCGGCGCGCAACGCAGCCGCGCACCGGGGCGGCTGGCTCAAGTCGGCCGACAAAGCGTTCGAGACGCGCGGCAAGACGCTGGGCATCGTCGGCTACGGCGCGATTGGCTCGCAGCTCTCGGTGTTGGCCGAGTCGCTCGGCATGCACGTGATCTTCCACGACGTGATTGCCAAGCTGCCGCTGGGCAACGCGCGCCAGGCCGCTGGGCTGACCGAACTGCTCGGTGCGAGCGACGTCATCAGCCTGCATGTGCCCGAGTTGCCATCCACCAAATGGATGATTGGCGCCGCAGAAATCGCTGCCATGAAGCCCGGCGCGGTCTTCATCAACGCCGCACGCGGGACGGTCGTGGAAATCGAGCCCCTGGCCGAGGCGGTACGCGCTGGCCGCCTGCTGGGCGCAGCGGTGGACGTGTTTCCGGTGGAGCCCCGCAGCAACAAGGATGAATTCGTCAGCCCTCTGCGCGGCTTGGACAACGTCATTCTCACCCCGCATATCGGTGGCTCCACCCTGGAGGCGCAGGCCAATATTGGCGTCGAGGTGGCGGAAAAGCTGGTGCGCTACAGCGACAACGGAACTTCGATCAGTTCGGTCAACTTTCCTGAAGTGGCACTGCCGGCGCAAAAGGGCACGCACCGCATCCTGCACGTGCACCGCAATGTGCCGGGCGTGATGTCCGAGATCAACCGCGTCTTTGCCGAGAACCACATCAACGTGGCCGCCCAGTATCTGCAGACGAACGCCGCTATCGGCTATGTGGTGATGGATATCGACGCCGCATCGTCCGAGCTGGCACTGCAAAAGCTCCAGCAGGTGCCCAATACGCTGCGCTGCCGCGTGCTGTTCTGA
- a CDS encoding gamma-butyrobetaine hydroxylase-like domain-containing protein gives MAGLKPGAPTPESITVHGQSRVLEVVFSDGARFRLPFELMRVYSPSAEVMGHGHGQEVLQTGKREVILSALAPVGNYAVQPTFSDGHDSGIFSWDYLYELGARQAELWADYEARLAAAGVDRDASMAPKGVSKTKSKTTHGCGGH, from the coding sequence ATGGCAGGCCTCAAACCCGGCGCCCCCACGCCCGAATCCATCACTGTTCACGGCCAGTCGCGCGTGTTGGAGGTGGTGTTTTCCGACGGCGCGCGCTTTCGCCTGCCGTTCGAGCTGATGCGCGTGTACTCGCCCTCGGCTGAGGTCATGGGCCATGGCCATGGGCAGGAGGTGCTGCAGACCGGCAAGCGTGAGGTGATTTTGTCGGCACTGGCGCCGGTAGGCAATTACGCCGTGCAGCCGACTTTCTCTGATGGCCACGACAGCGGAATTTTTTCCTGGGACTACCTCTACGAACTCGGTGCGCGCCAGGCCGAACTGTGGGCGGATTACGAGGCCCGGCTGGCCGCTGCCGGGGTGGACCGCGACGCCTCCATGGCCCCCAAAGGCGTGAGCAAGACCAAAAGCAAGACCACGCACGGCTGCGGTGGGCACTGA
- a CDS encoding DUF1801 domain-containing protein, with protein sequence MKASQSSSKQPASESVNEKGTAPADWRFEALCRIRALIQEADPHIVEEVKWRKPSNAMRGVPVWSHGGIICTGETYKDKLKLTFAKGASLRDPASLFNASMEGSTRRAIDIFEGVEVEATAFKALIRAAVELNASLKKTKSGRVS encoded by the coding sequence ATGAAAGCTTCGCAATCGTCCAGCAAGCAGCCAGCATCTGAGTCAGTGAACGAGAAAGGCACTGCGCCTGCAGACTGGCGCTTTGAGGCGCTGTGCAGAATCCGCGCGCTGATCCAGGAGGCTGACCCCCACATCGTGGAGGAGGTGAAGTGGAGAAAGCCCTCGAATGCAATGCGGGGCGTGCCTGTCTGGTCGCATGGCGGAATCATCTGCACCGGCGAAACCTACAAAGACAAGCTCAAACTGACGTTCGCAAAAGGCGCCTCTCTGCGCGACCCAGCGAGCCTCTTCAATGCCAGCATGGAGGGAAGCACTCGGCGCGCAATCGACATTTTCGAGGGCGTTGAGGTAGAGGCCACCGCATTCAAGGCCCTCATCCGTGCTGCGGTGGAACTCAATGCATCGCTCAAGAAGACAAAATCAGGACGGGTTTCGTAA